One genomic window of Sphingobacterium oryzagri includes the following:
- a CDS encoding TolC family protein has translation MKIKYWSTACLLVTTSLFSYAQEKRHLELEEVIQLATTQSSNAKVLDAQVKTSELKYEEAKDSRLPESKISGTYLAMNSPTIDLKIPTGSGEGFGISTNQIFLGQLSINMPLYTGGKIKNSIKSAEDSWKATAYESLASKEQLALNAVHLYLALYQAQQARELIAENIKKAEQQAADFKAMEQNGIIARNDLLKAELQLSNYKVSYQEAIKNANVINYQLNTLLGLPEYTQLDDINLARAKAVETILDNENEERNEIKSLQAQKDVAQDQLRVTKAAYYPTIFATGGYAALQVQNLVTVTNAANIGIGLSYDIGSLYKNKKKIRVSQQQLSSLDDRIAMTNDKIKTEINEAKENVLFAKKKNNLYEEAVDQAKENYRIVKDKYDNGVADTDDLLEADVQQLQSKINLAIGEATLIEKYYDLLLATGHFNTK, from the coding sequence ATGAAAATTAAATATTGGAGTACAGCTTGCCTGTTGGTAACGACAAGCTTATTCAGCTATGCCCAAGAGAAACGCCATCTCGAACTGGAAGAGGTTATCCAATTGGCGACTACGCAATCATCAAATGCAAAAGTGTTGGATGCGCAGGTAAAGACAAGTGAACTGAAGTATGAAGAGGCGAAGGACAGCCGTTTGCCGGAAAGTAAAATATCCGGCACTTACCTGGCGATGAACAGTCCGACGATCGACCTGAAAATCCCGACAGGATCTGGTGAGGGCTTCGGTATCTCGACCAACCAAATATTTCTAGGCCAATTGTCGATTAATATGCCGCTATACACCGGAGGCAAAATTAAGAACAGTATAAAAAGTGCGGAAGATAGTTGGAAAGCTACGGCCTACGAAAGCCTTGCTTCCAAAGAGCAGCTCGCGCTAAATGCCGTGCATCTGTACCTCGCGCTTTATCAGGCACAACAGGCACGTGAACTAATCGCCGAGAACATCAAAAAAGCCGAACAACAGGCAGCAGATTTCAAAGCGATGGAACAAAATGGTATCATCGCGCGCAATGACTTACTAAAGGCAGAATTGCAATTATCTAATTATAAAGTTTCTTATCAAGAAGCCATCAAAAATGCCAATGTCATCAATTACCAATTAAACACCCTGCTCGGGCTGCCCGAATACACCCAACTGGATGATATCAACCTCGCACGAGCCAAAGCGGTAGAGACAATACTGGATAATGAAAACGAAGAGCGAAACGAGATCAAATCGCTCCAAGCGCAAAAAGATGTCGCGCAAGACCAGCTTCGTGTTACCAAAGCAGCCTATTACCCTACGATATTTGCGACGGGCGGCTACGCCGCGTTGCAAGTTCAAAATCTGGTCACGGTAACCAATGCCGCCAATATCGGGATCGGCTTGTCGTACGATATCGGATCGCTTTATAAAAACAAAAAGAAAATACGCGTATCGCAGCAACAGCTCAGCAGCCTCGACGATAGAATAGCGATGACCAACGACAAAATTAAAACAGAAATCAATGAAGCGAAGGAAAATGTGCTGTTCGCGAAAAAGAAAAACAACCTGTATGAAGAGGCTGTGGATCAAGCCAAAGAAAATTATCGCATCGTCAAAGACAAGTATGATAATGGTGTAGCCGATACCGATGACCTGCTGGAAGCCGACGTACAACAATTACAAAGTAAAATTAACCTGGCCATAGGCGAGGCAACACTGATCGAAAAATATTACGACCTGTTATTAGCAACAGGACATTTCAACACAAAATAA
- a CDS encoding TetR/AcrR family transcriptional regulator has product MPNYFIEHMELNGKQLEIIAIAKELFAQHGFDATSVRDIAQRANINVAMINYYFNSKENLLETLVKQGIEGYKLDASYYEGEQDPFTRLDKMIEHYVDSKFADPHLYQILTNELNAKKRGAYALAFKELRKHNIQKLREVVDYGVQQGAFRFYDPMLLLTSMIGTFLDFKRNKPIIDEFLSNVVIASYEDYSRTELTKHLKFIMKAILTYEN; this is encoded by the coding sequence TTGCCCAACTATTTTATAGAACACATGGAATTGAATGGCAAACAACTGGAAATTATAGCGATAGCAAAAGAGCTTTTTGCACAACACGGCTTTGATGCCACCTCTGTACGAGACATTGCCCAACGCGCCAATATCAATGTGGCCATGATAAATTACTATTTCAATTCGAAAGAGAATTTATTAGAGACATTAGTCAAACAGGGAATCGAAGGATATAAGTTAGACGCTTCCTATTACGAAGGTGAACAAGATCCTTTTACACGTCTAGACAAAATGATCGAGCATTATGTAGATTCTAAATTTGCAGACCCGCATTTATACCAAATATTGACCAACGAATTAAATGCAAAAAAAAGAGGCGCATACGCATTGGCCTTTAAAGAATTGCGGAAACACAATATACAAAAGCTGCGGGAGGTCGTGGACTATGGCGTACAGCAAGGCGCCTTTCGCTTCTACGACCCTATGCTGCTGCTTACCTCCATGATTGGCACATTTCTGGATTTCAAGCGCAATAAACCTATTATCGACGAATTTCTGTCCAACGTAGTAATTGCAAGCTATGAGGATTATTCCAGAACCGAACTCACAAAGCACCTAAAATTTATCATGAAAGCTATTTTAACATATGAAAATTAA
- a CDS encoding RNA polymerase sigma factor — protein sequence MKQAWLDIRNGDKQRFITLYDELYEPLFHYALALCKDRELVKECIHLLFCELWETHERLPVDVQNPKFYLFTWLRRILFRQLKSQMVVPAEMIEEPAEASYEDQQIAIEQAVELQQKLQAALSRLTKKQQRYIDLKFFQNKSYEEIAALENAAVRTVYNVIYEAIKSMRGQAFLLLLASGKWW from the coding sequence ATGAAGCAAGCATGGTTAGATATTCGAAATGGCGATAAGCAACGTTTTATAACGCTGTATGATGAACTGTATGAGCCATTATTTCACTATGCACTTGCGTTATGCAAAGACCGGGAACTGGTAAAAGAGTGTATACATTTGTTATTTTGTGAACTTTGGGAAACGCATGAACGACTGCCCGTGGATGTGCAGAATCCAAAATTTTATTTGTTTACCTGGTTGAGGCGTATCCTGTTTCGGCAATTAAAATCGCAAATGGTCGTACCTGCGGAAATGATCGAAGAGCCTGCGGAAGCATCCTATGAAGATCAACAGATTGCAATAGAGCAGGCCGTTGAATTGCAACAGAAGTTGCAAGCGGCACTGTCGCGGTTGACGAAGAAACAACAGCGCTACATCGATCTTAAATTTTTTCAAAATAAATCTTACGAAGAGATTGCTGCATTGGAAAATGCAGCCGTCCGCACCGTATACAACGTTATTTACGAAGCGATAAAAAGTATGCGCGGACAAGCATTTCTATTGCTGCTGGCAAGCGGGAAATGGTGGTAA
- a CDS encoding GNAT family N-acetyltransferase — MEHFETERLILKPADQEDAAFFLELYNMPKFIQFIGDRHLRTEEDAAAYIQNRFRPQFDKLGFGNYVVILRENQTKIGAVGIFARDGLDVLDIGFSFLAAYEGKGYAYESAWHLKTTIGEKFGHTRISAITTKDNYPSQKLIEKLGLTFRKLVILPDETEELLYYETE; from the coding sequence ATGGAACATTTCGAGACGGAACGATTGATCTTAAAACCAGCAGACCAAGAAGATGCTGCTTTTTTTCTGGAGCTATACAATATGCCAAAATTCATCCAGTTTATAGGCGACCGCCATTTGCGAACGGAGGAAGATGCAGCAGCGTATATTCAAAATCGGTTTCGCCCGCAATTTGATAAACTAGGCTTTGGTAATTATGTCGTCATCTTACGCGAAAACCAAACGAAAATTGGTGCGGTCGGTATTTTTGCACGAGACGGATTGGACGTGCTTGATATTGGCTTTTCTTTTTTAGCAGCCTACGAAGGAAAAGGCTATGCCTACGAGTCTGCCTGGCATCTGAAAACCACGATCGGTGAAAAGTTTGGCCATACCCGTATCTCGGCTATCACCACTAAAGACAATTACCCATCGCAAAAATTGATCGAAAAACTTGGTTTAACATTTCGAAAGTTGGTTATCCTGCCCGACGAAACGGAAGAATTGCTTTATTACGAAACGGAGTAA
- a CDS encoding FecR family protein has translation MPTDNPTLEELIVDESFINYCLQRDQAAAHLWEAWLQEHVAHQERIDEAKRMVLALAYRPSAAEIATERARLLAFIAQKAPNKRRTQPLRLVGRWVAAASIALAIGLGATYYFRRPAAVDAISVAWIKQTVPAGKLMHLRLADGTKVRLTSATTFSYPENFSSPTREVYLQGEAFFDVAHADNKPFIIRSGDFAIRVLGTAFNVHAFEEDAKLQVSLFRGKVEVSNGASTQILEPGQSFVYDKRTKTASIQAFDEVDEQARISGVLFFDRADFAELARKLSRKYGIVVPPNSDVNITFSGRIAHETIEQVIEKLNYTTSYRFLLDSNTLFVKHK, from the coding sequence ATGCCTACAGACAATCCGACACTAGAAGAGCTTATCGTTGATGAATCGTTTATCAACTATTGTTTGCAGCGTGATCAAGCAGCGGCCCATCTCTGGGAAGCTTGGTTGCAGGAGCATGTGGCACATCAGGAACGCATTGATGAAGCAAAACGCATGGTGCTTGCGCTAGCCTACCGGCCTAGTGCTGCGGAAATCGCTACAGAGCGAGCTCGGTTGCTTGCATTTATCGCGCAAAAAGCGCCTAACAAACGGCGGACGCAGCCGCTGCGACTTGTTGGTCGCTGGGTTGCTGCGGCGAGTATTGCTTTAGCAATAGGATTGGGCGCGACATATTATTTTCGTCGCCCTGCTGCGGTTGATGCGATTAGCGTAGCATGGATCAAACAGACGGTGCCTGCCGGCAAATTGATGCACCTGCGCCTAGCCGACGGAACGAAAGTGCGGCTTACATCGGCAACGACTTTCTCTTATCCGGAAAATTTTTCATCGCCTACACGCGAGGTTTATTTGCAAGGGGAGGCGTTTTTTGATGTAGCTCACGCTGACAACAAACCTTTTATTATCCGCAGCGGCGATTTCGCCATTCGTGTATTAGGTACGGCGTTTAACGTGCATGCTTTTGAAGAAGACGCGAAGCTGCAGGTATCGTTGTTTCGCGGTAAAGTCGAAGTTTCCAACGGTGCTTCCACGCAGATATTGGAGCCTGGACAATCTTTCGTGTATGACAAACGGACTAAAACCGCCAGCATACAGGCGTTTGATGAAGTTGATGAGCAGGCGCGGATAAGTGGCGTGCTGTTTTTTGATCGTGCGGATTTTGCAGAGCTTGCGCGAAAATTATCACGTAAATACGGTATCGTGGTGCCGCCTAATTCCGATGTAAATATCACATTCTCTGGTAGGATAGCGCATGAAACAATTGAGCAGGTTATCGAAAAACTAAACTATACAACATCTTATCGTTTTCTACTAGATTCTAATACCCTTTTTGTTAAGCATAAATAA
- a CDS encoding SusC/RagA family TonB-linked outer membrane protein: MNEYIRACVTQTCTLLLTITLTVLGLSGYAQQSIRVTGNKPSLKVVFQQIESQSGYSFLYDERVIPVDRRIHFAASGALATVLRELEETAQLELKIVGRNILVTAARPPRQISGVVEDAQSKQPLAGASLYIRKKAVQFRTNAAGEFSFVLPASYAADVLTISYVGYENQAIPLDELPARIALKAREQSMEEVIITSTYEGPKLREETVGSVFSLTAKDLQTNRPIESIDKMLEGMVPGLYVEPSTSLGTPVKIHIRGQGTLSNVGASRTTSTQPLFVVDGMPIQEQGLGDATGLFNGETLLNPIAGINPIDIESISVLKDAAATAIYGANAANGVILITTKSGRSGKLNLQANYQSGVSTFINRIKLLNGPQYYEVVKETLMNGGMSEAGAAIIAGSNTTDTDWFDLTSRNARYSSVNVSLSGGKEGNNYLLSMGYRNQENASLKNGLKQYTALFKHQSKISDELRMTTVFTPTMMKREGIDNFANNAYLVPNVSPYDYDGNFWSTSNVPNPLAVIAQNSDNSLTFTANARVDLQYDITPSLYIRTALGGNIFQSKQETYLSKENATGRSAGGRLSIYDRSTYSYNSFFQFGYRPKLKDGNNLLVIVGTEVRDEYTALLAGIGSGFSYDKIREVSLAATRSSASSKISNSTVSYYTQMNYDFEGKYYATLSGRGDESSLFGGDKRMALNAALGLGWNISKERFLSDMAAIDFLRIRGSFGSTGNSRIGSYASRGMYTIGNRNYGGNTSAIPSSQAAENPDLGWETNLKANLGLDLSLFDRFQFSLEWYQNMMYDLISNVQVPLESGFSSVPVNTGQMRNRGIDVSMSFHWLKNTPVIWRSTLIAGFNRNKVLSFSNPVASTYAPSSIDAIGNAQRVGYSTNTIWGYKWAGVNPETGAEQFYTLDGEVLDRKAIAAVGQQAYQILGNSLPILQGGVVNSLNWKNLSLSFNLQYNFGGSRFVPTARLRDGSNLDHSNMAINILDRWQKPGDITNVPKLSTTPPLNNSSRYLYDMTHLKLSNLAIAYSIDNGLAKRLFVSGLAINFNVTNLFYWYKEGSPKDRNGIRELRFTLPETRTFSFGIQMTL; this comes from the coding sequence ATGAACGAGTACATTCGTGCATGTGTGACGCAAACATGCACCCTATTATTAACCATCACGCTTACGGTGTTGGGGCTGTCGGGCTATGCGCAGCAGTCCATACGTGTAACGGGAAACAAACCGTCTTTAAAGGTTGTTTTTCAGCAAATCGAAAGTCAGTCGGGCTACAGTTTTCTGTACGACGAACGTGTTATTCCGGTCGATCGACGAATCCATTTCGCTGCATCGGGCGCATTAGCAACCGTGTTACGAGAACTGGAAGAGACAGCCCAACTGGAATTGAAAATCGTTGGTCGTAATATTTTGGTAACAGCCGCCAGGCCGCCACGCCAAATAAGCGGGGTAGTGGAAGATGCGCAAAGTAAACAGCCGCTCGCTGGCGCCTCATTGTATATTCGGAAAAAAGCTGTTCAATTCCGAACCAACGCGGCTGGTGAGTTTTCTTTTGTGCTACCGGCAAGTTACGCGGCTGATGTATTGACCATCAGCTACGTCGGTTACGAAAACCAAGCGATACCGCTGGACGAATTGCCAGCGCGTATCGCGCTGAAAGCGCGGGAGCAGAGCATGGAAGAAGTGATTATCACCAGCACATACGAAGGACCTAAGCTGCGGGAAGAAACGGTGGGTAGCGTGTTTTCGCTAACGGCTAAAGATTTGCAGACCAATCGGCCTATCGAAAGTATTGATAAGATGCTGGAAGGTATGGTTCCTGGCCTGTACGTTGAACCCAGCACATCATTGGGAACGCCGGTTAAGATTCATATTCGAGGACAGGGAACGTTGTCTAACGTTGGAGCCTCGCGGACGACCTCCACCCAACCGTTGTTTGTCGTAGATGGAATGCCTATACAAGAACAGGGATTAGGAGACGCCACAGGCTTGTTTAATGGAGAAACGCTACTTAATCCTATTGCCGGAATAAACCCAATAGACATTGAATCGATATCGGTATTGAAAGATGCGGCTGCAACCGCTATTTACGGAGCTAATGCCGCCAATGGAGTTATTTTAATTACGACGAAGTCTGGTCGCAGTGGAAAATTAAACCTTCAGGCCAACTATCAGTCTGGAGTTTCCACATTTATTAACCGCATCAAACTTCTTAACGGACCTCAGTATTACGAAGTGGTAAAGGAGACGCTGATGAATGGCGGAATGTCCGAAGCAGGTGCAGCAATTATTGCTGGAAGTAATACTACAGATACCGATTGGTTCGATTTGACATCCAGAAATGCTAGGTATTCATCAGTAAACGTATCACTATCCGGGGGCAAAGAAGGAAATAATTATTTGTTATCGATGGGCTACAGAAATCAAGAAAATGCTTCTCTGAAGAATGGTTTAAAACAATATACCGCATTATTCAAGCATCAGAGTAAAATTTCCGACGAACTTCGCATGACTACGGTATTCACGCCGACAATGATGAAAAGGGAAGGGATCGATAACTTTGCAAATAACGCCTATCTGGTGCCAAATGTTTCTCCTTATGACTATGATGGAAACTTCTGGAGTACATCCAACGTGCCTAATCCGTTAGCCGTAATAGCACAAAATTCTGATAACAGTTTGACATTTACGGCTAATGCCCGCGTAGACCTCCAATATGATATTACACCAAGTTTGTATATACGTACGGCTTTGGGAGGTAATATTTTTCAATCTAAACAAGAAACGTATCTGTCTAAGGAGAATGCAACTGGGAGATCTGCAGGTGGTCGCCTATCAATATACGATCGCTCAACATACAGTTACAATTCATTTTTTCAGTTTGGCTATCGACCAAAACTGAAAGATGGAAATAACCTCCTCGTGATAGTCGGAACAGAAGTACGCGATGAATACACAGCCTTATTAGCCGGTATTGGATCTGGGTTTTCTTATGATAAAATTCGCGAAGTTTCTTTAGCGGCCACCCGTAGCTCTGCATCGTCTAAGATTTCAAATTCTACGGTTTCTTACTACACGCAAATGAACTACGATTTTGAAGGAAAATACTATGCGACTTTGAGTGGTCGTGGCGATGAGTCGTCGCTATTCGGTGGCGACAAACGAATGGCTTTAAATGCCGCATTGGGCTTAGGTTGGAATATTTCAAAGGAGCGTTTTCTGTCAGATATGGCAGCGATCGATTTTTTACGTATTCGCGGTAGTTTCGGTAGCACAGGAAATTCCCGGATCGGTTCTTATGCTTCGCGGGGAATGTATACCATTGGGAACAGAAATTATGGAGGAAACACGAGTGCTATTCCCTCTAGCCAAGCTGCTGAAAATCCTGATTTAGGATGGGAAACAAATTTAAAAGCGAATTTAGGTTTGGATCTTTCGCTGTTTGATAGATTTCAGTTTTCGTTAGAATGGTATCAAAATATGATGTATGACCTAATATCTAATGTTCAGGTTCCATTGGAAAGCGGCTTCTCGTCAGTTCCTGTAAACACGGGCCAAATGCGTAATCGTGGTATAGATGTTAGTATGTCGTTTCATTGGCTTAAAAATACTCCCGTTATCTGGCGATCGACCTTGATAGCTGGATTCAACAGAAACAAAGTTTTATCATTTTCTAATCCTGTGGCCAGTACTTATGCGCCTAGCAGTATTGATGCTATTGGTAACGCGCAAAGAGTTGGTTACAGCACAAACACTATATGGGGATACAAGTGGGCCGGAGTAAATCCAGAAACAGGAGCAGAGCAGTTCTACACGCTAGACGGCGAGGTGTTAGACAGAAAAGCTATTGCAGCTGTAGGACAGCAAGCCTATCAGATTTTGGGAAATAGTCTACCTATTTTGCAAGGAGGTGTTGTAAATAGTCTAAATTGGAAAAATCTGTCGCTATCGTTTAATCTTCAATACAATTTCGGCGGTAGCCGCTTTGTTCCCACAGCGCGTTTACGCGACGGATCTAATTTAGATCATTCGAATATGGCTATTAACATTCTGGATAGGTGGCAAAAGCCTGGTGATATCACGAATGTTCCAAAGTTAAGTACAACACCGCCGTTGAACAATTCTTCACGGTATCTGTATGATATGACTCATCTGAAGTTGTCAAATTTAGCAATAGCCTATAGTATTGATAATGGTTTGGCAAAGCGCTTGTTCGTTTCAGGATTGGCAATAAATTTCAATGTTACCAATCTGTTTTATTGGTATAAGGAAGGAAGCCCGAAAGACAGAAATGGTATTCGTGAATTACGATTCACCTTGCCGGAGACACGGACATTTTCGTTCGGTATTCAAATGACTCTTTAA
- a CDS encoding RagB/SusD family nutrient uptake outer membrane protein yields the protein MFSKINIVAFMLVVLFSGCDKFLDKQPENMVSVDVLFSDLEGTKAALTGIYTSMFETNYYNGARMLYPEITAGNVANISTNRANYLDVYSFTVEAQNSSMNNLYAQLYTSLYSLNNIILNTPKLSDASAREQNELLAQAYGLRALHHFDLVQLFAQPYTYTPNAAHLGIVLATTPIYVSNANISRSTVAQVYAQIEEDLQRAREHFELSQSIFLGSRSQYMNRSAVIALQARVALQKGDWNQAATYSNEVINGDFRLYTNQQYTDAWKNAGGSETILEVAAPSSFAGESLGNFYVPGSSMYQFGVSQDLLRLYSDNDIRKSGAVLKYPTYGTAATSVKIIRLTEMYLIRAEAFAENGEIEKALVDLNTIRSRGDFYASAFTTTSQTALVSEILKERRRELAFEGFYFFDLMRRGLSVERSDCEGLNCNLSYPSDKFVLPLPQQSVNANAKLIQNPGY from the coding sequence ATGTTTAGTAAAATTAATATAGTGGCTTTCATGCTTGTCGTGCTTTTTAGCGGATGCGACAAGTTTTTAGATAAACAACCTGAGAACATGGTATCCGTGGATGTTCTTTTTTCTGATTTGGAAGGGACAAAAGCTGCATTGACAGGCATTTATACATCAATGTTTGAAACAAATTATTACAACGGCGCACGCATGCTTTATCCTGAGATAACGGCAGGCAATGTGGCGAACATAAGCACAAATCGAGCAAATTATTTAGACGTTTATAGTTTTACGGTTGAGGCACAAAACAGCAGTATGAATAATTTGTATGCACAGTTGTATACCAGTCTTTACAGCTTAAATAATATCATTTTGAATACACCGAAACTTAGTGATGCTAGTGCGAGAGAGCAAAATGAATTACTGGCACAAGCCTATGGATTGCGTGCTTTACATCATTTTGACTTGGTTCAACTTTTCGCACAACCTTATACCTACACGCCGAATGCTGCTCATCTCGGTATCGTGTTGGCGACAACGCCGATTTATGTAAGCAATGCAAATATAAGTCGCTCAACCGTCGCTCAAGTTTATGCGCAAATAGAGGAAGACCTTCAGCGTGCACGGGAACATTTTGAGTTGAGCCAGTCCATTTTTTTAGGAAGTAGATCACAATATATGAACCGTAGTGCTGTGATAGCGCTTCAAGCGCGCGTGGCACTTCAAAAAGGCGATTGGAATCAAGCCGCGACATACAGTAACGAGGTAATCAATGGTGATTTTCGGTTGTATACAAATCAGCAGTATACAGATGCCTGGAAAAACGCAGGAGGAAGTGAAACCATTTTAGAAGTCGCTGCCCCCTCGTCTTTCGCAGGAGAATCCTTGGGAAATTTTTATGTCCCTGGAAGTTCTATGTATCAATTTGGTGTTTCACAAGATCTGTTACGGCTCTATTCCGATAACGATATCAGAAAGAGTGGTGCCGTTTTGAAATACCCGACCTACGGAACTGCGGCGACGAGTGTAAAAATAATTCGTCTTACCGAAATGTATTTGATACGTGCGGAAGCTTTTGCTGAAAATGGAGAAATTGAAAAGGCATTGGTTGATTTAAATACAATCAGATCAAGGGGAGACTTTTACGCATCGGCTTTTACTACAACCAGCCAGACAGCACTTGTTTCAGAAATATTGAAGGAGCGTCGTCGGGAACTTGCATTCGAAGGATTTTATTTTTTCGATTTAATGCGTAGAGGTTTATCTGTCGAACGTTCCGATTGCGAAGGACTCAATTGTAACCTCAGTTATCCATCAGATAAGTTTGTTTTGCCTCTTCCTCAGCAATCGGTAAATGCCAACGCTAAATTAATCCAAAATCCGGGATACTAA
- a CDS encoding cytochrome-c peroxidase produces MKKTIVFTLLSCFLLLVGFIQEEEAFDIATLRRLYASGDTSLWPKPTLDESVKVGFRDIGPLPKPAYPNYNPYGKEKAALGKLLFFDPRLSGSKQISCANCHEPQLGFGDGKSLANGHGRRVGKRNAMTLYNVAFYDRLMWDGRAQTLEDQVLLPTQDHVEMATSLDTLVAHVKAIKGYEVYFKQAFGDSEVTLTRIQYALATFERGIVSYPNKFDRFVQGDSTALTDQELIGLHLFRTKARCINCHNTPLFSDNKFHNDGQALYGSRQQDFGHYHLSGQQKDIGAFRTPSLRDVALTGPWMHHGNFPSLRDVVELYNLGNPAPIQRHVKVDESKRPIPSPLLQKLNLSKEEVNALIAFLQALSSSNQRRLAVPNLPDM; encoded by the coding sequence ATGAAGAAAACAATTGTTTTCACTTTATTGAGCTGCTTTCTCCTCCTGGTTGGTTTCATCCAAGAGGAGGAAGCATTTGATATTGCTACGCTGCGGCGATTATACGCATCTGGCGATACATCCTTGTGGCCTAAGCCTACGTTGGATGAATCTGTAAAAGTTGGTTTTCGAGATATCGGGCCATTGCCAAAACCTGCATACCCAAATTATAATCCGTATGGTAAAGAAAAAGCCGCGTTAGGCAAGCTGCTGTTTTTTGATCCGCGGCTTTCCGGTTCCAAACAGATCTCCTGTGCCAATTGCCACGAGCCGCAGCTCGGGTTTGGCGACGGAAAAAGTTTAGCGAACGGCCATGGAAGGCGCGTGGGAAAGCGAAATGCGATGACTTTATATAATGTCGCTTTCTACGATCGGTTGATGTGGGATGGTCGTGCACAAACACTGGAAGATCAAGTGCTCTTGCCTACGCAAGACCATGTCGAAATGGCCACCTCGTTGGATACACTCGTTGCGCATGTAAAAGCTATAAAAGGATACGAAGTCTATTTCAAACAAGCTTTTGGCGATTCGGAAGTTACGTTGACACGTATTCAGTATGCCCTAGCAACATTTGAGCGGGGTATCGTGAGTTATCCGAACAAATTTGATCGCTTCGTACAAGGTGATAGCACAGCGTTGACCGATCAAGAGCTTATAGGATTACATCTTTTTCGCACCAAAGCACGCTGCATCAATTGCCATAATACGCCGTTGTTTTCCGATAACAAATTTCATAACGATGGACAGGCTTTGTATGGTAGTCGACAGCAAGATTTCGGTCATTATCATTTGAGCGGACAGCAGAAAGATATCGGCGCTTTTCGTACGCCGTCGTTGCGTGATGTTGCGCTTACAGGACCATGGATGCACCACGGCAATTTTCCAAGCTTACGCGATGTGGTCGAGCTTTACAATTTGGGTAATCCAGCACCTATACAGCGGCACGTTAAAGTTGATGAAAGTAAGCGCCCTATACCGTCCCCCTTGTTGCAAAAACTTAATTTATCCAAAGAGGAGGTTAATGCATTAATCGCTTTTCTTCAGGCCTTGAGTTCGAGCAATCAACGGCGTCTAGCAGTACCAAACTTGCCGGATATGTAG